The Neurospora crassa OR74A linkage group IV, whole genome shotgun sequence genome has a segment encoding these proteins:
- a CDS encoding ATPase family AAA domain-containing protein 1, giving the protein MTDNKRVAKDIMSGLLLAATTISVYFIFRDYVAPHVAKLIDPDRAKHDQNRLKAQQNLARIQKSRDKSKVANDEFADDEVPEDSPSTVRVEDLILNEYESQVALEVVAPEDIPVGFDDIGGLDEIIEEVREAIIYPLTMPQLYSHGGTLLSAPSGVLLYGPPGCGKTMLAKAVAHESGASFINLHISTLTEKWYGDSNKLVRAVFSLALKLQPAIIFIDEIDAVLGTRRSGEHEASGMVKAEFMTLWDGLTSTNSLGQPARIMVLGATNRINDIDDAILRRMPKKFPVPLPGKDQRRRILELVLADTKRDPEFDLEYIAMVTEGMSGSELKEACRDAAMVPMREAIRNQKAAGKSIKKLDPNTVRGLRTNDFFGRKGGAPSLAADSRPSSVRPEAAMSEREIYEVETETEDVLS; this is encoded by the exons ATGACCGATAATAAGCGTGTGGCCAAGGACATCATGTCCGGGCTACTACTAGCTGCTACC ACAATATCCGTATACTTCATCTTCCGTGACTACGTCGCCCCCCACGTCGCAAAGCTCATCGACCCCGACCGTGCTAAGCACGACCAAAACAGGCTGAAAGCTCAACAAAATCTGGCCAGGATACAAAAGTCACGAGACAAATCCAAAGTTGCCAACGACGAGTTCGCCGACGATGAGGTCCCCGAAGACTCACCCTCCACCGTGCGGGTTGAGGACCTCATTCTCAACGAGTACGAGAGCCAGGTAGCGCTGGAAGTAGTTGCGCCCGAGGACATCCCGGTTGGGTTCGACGATATCGGCGGTCTAGACGAGATTATTGAGGAGGTCAGGGAAGCCATCATTTACCCGCTCACGATGCCGCAGCTCTATTCGCATGGCGGCACGCTACTGTCCGCGCCTTCGGGCGTCTTGCTATATGGCCCTCCTGGCTGCGGAAAGACCATGCTGGCCAAAGCTGTGGCGCACGAGAGCGGCGCCTCGTTCATCAATCTGCATATCTCGACTCTTACAGAAAAGTGGTACGGCGACTCCAACAAGCTTGTACGCGCAGTGTTCTCGCTTGCGCTAAAGCTGCAGCcggccatcatcttcattgACGAGATCGATGCCGTCTTGGGAACAAGGAGAAGCGGAGAGCATGAGGCTAGCGGCATGGTTAAAGCCGA ATTCATGACTCTCTGGGATGGTCTTACATCTACCAACTCTCTTGGTCAACCCGCCAGGATTATGGTCCTTGGCGCAACCAACCGCATCAACGACATTGACGACGCCATTCTCCGCAGAATGCCCAAGAAGTTCCCCGTCCCGCTTCCAGGCAAGGACCAGCGCCGGCGTATCCTTGAGCTCGTCCTCGCCGATACAAAGCGCGACCCCGAATTTGATCTGGAGTACATTGCTATGGTAACGGAAGGCATGTCTGGAAGCGAGCTCAAAGAGGCCTGCCGTGATGCGGCCATGGTTCCCATGAGGGAGGCTATCCGGAACCAAAAGGCCGCAGGAAAGTCGATAAAGAAGCTGGATCCCAATACGGTGCGTGGTTTGCGCACGAATGATTTCTTTGGTCGCAAGGGTGGCGCGCCCAGTTTGGCGGCGGACAGCCGTCCCAGTTCCGTCAGGCCAGAGGCGGCCATGAGCGAGAGAGAGATCTATGAAGTCGAGACCGAGACCGAGGACGTTTTGTCTTGA
- a CDS encoding cystathionine beta-lyase, translating to MSTPNSDSPAAQAAKKVFSRLDLDGHNLPPSPAPSSPHNGRRYALATELVYTETKDQYGASSIPIYQSATFKQSSSNGGSEYDYTRSGNPTRTHLERHLAKIMNANRCLSVSSGMGALDVITRLLKPGDEVITGDDLYGGTNRLLTYLKNNQGVIVHHVDTTNVESVRQIISPKTTMVLLETPTNPLIKICDIPTIARITHEANEKAVVVVDNTMLSPMLFNPLDVGADIVYESGTKYLSGHHDIMAGVIAVNDTELGDKLYFTINATGCGLSPNDSFLLMRGVKTLAIRMEKQQANAQRIAEFLESHGFKVRYPGLKSHPQYDLHWSMARGAGAVLSFETGDVALSERIVEAARLWGISVSFGCVNSLISMPCRMSHASIDAKTRAERQMPEDIIRLCVGIEDADDLIDDLSRALVQAGAVTLTVDGFHANTAEGAAAAAAGSEAAETTTTAAPSL from the exons atgTCGACTCCCAACAGTGACAGCCCGGCCGCGCAAGCCGCTAAGAAGGTCTTCTCTCGTCTTGACCTTGACGGCCACAATCTCCCGCCATCACCCGCACCCTCGAGCCCTCACAATGGCCGAAGATATGCCTTGGCCACCGAGCTCGTCTACACCGAAACCAAGGACCAGTATGGCGCCTCGAGCATCCCCATCTACCAGTCCGCTACCTTCAAGCAGTCGTCTTCCAACGGCGGCAGCGAGTACGATTACACTCGCTCCGGCAACCCGACCCGTACCCACCTCGAGCGCCACTTGGCCAAGATCATGAACGCGAACCGCTGCTTGTCCGTCAGTTCCGGCATGGGCGCTCTCGACGTCATCACCCGCCTGCTCAAGCCCGGCGACGAGGTCATCACCGGCGACGACCTGTACGGCGGCACCAACCGCCTTTTGACCTACCTCAAGAATAACCAGGGCGTCATCGTTCACCATGTCGACACCACCAACGTCGAAAGTGTGCGCCAGATCATCTCCCCGAAGACCACCATGGTCCTGCTCGAGACCCCCACGAACCCTCTTATCAAGATCTGCGACATCCCCACGATTGCGCGCATCACGCACGAGGCTAACGAGAAGGCTGTGGTTGTCGTCGACAACACCATGCTCTCGCCTATGCTGTTTAACCCGCTTGACGTGGGCGCTGATATCGTCTACGAGTCCGGCACCAAGTACCTGTCGGGCCACCACGACATCATGGCGGGTGTCATTGCCGTCAACGACACGGAGTTGGGCGACAAGTTGTACTTCACCATCAACGCCACAGGCTGCGGTCTGTCGCCCAAcgactccttcctcctcatgcGCGGTGTCAAGACTCTAGCCATTCGTATGGAAAAGCAGCAGGCCAACGCGCAGCGTATCGCCGAGTTTCTCGAGTCGCATGGTTTCAAGGTACGCTACCCCGGTCTCAAGTCGCACCCGCAGTACGACTTGCACTGGTCGATGGCCCGCGGCGCTGGCGCCGTGCTGTCGTTTGAGACGGGCGATGTGGCGCTGAGCGAGCGCATTGTTGAGGCCGCGAGGCTCTGGGGCATCTCGGTCAGCTTTGGCTGCGTGAACTCGCTGATCAGCATGCCTTGCCGAATGAGCCATGCCTCCATTGACGCTAAGACGCGCGCCGAAAGGCAGATGCCCGAGGATATCATTCGCCTGTGCGTGGGTATTGAGGATGCCGATGATCTGATTGATGATCTGTCGCGTGCT CTTGTCCAAGCCGGTGCCGTTACTCTCACGGTAGATGGGTTCCACGCTAACACCGCGGaaggtgctgctgctgctgctgctgggtcAGAGGCGGCcgagaccaccaccactgctgcTCCCTCTCTttaa
- a CDS encoding AP-2 complex subunit sigma, translating to MLSFILIQNRQGKTRLAKWYVPYSDEEKIKLKGEIHRLVAPRDQKYQSNFVEFRNHKVVYRRYAGLFFCACVDTNDNELAYLEAIHFFVEVLDSFFGNVCELDLVFNFYKVYAILDEVFLAGEIEETSKQVVLTRLEHLDKLE from the exons ATGTTGTCTTTCATTCTCATCCAGAACCGACA GGGTAAAACCCGTCTAGCAAAGTGGTATGTCCCCTACAGCGACGAAGAAAAGATCAAGCTCAAAGGCGAG ATCCACCGCCTAGTAGCCCCCCGCGACCAAAAATACCAATCCAACTTCGTCGAGTTCCGCAACCACAAGGTCGTGTACCGACGATACGCGGGCCTGTTCTTTTGCGCCTGCGTCGACACGAACGACAACGAGCTAGCCTATTTGGAGGCCATCCATTTCTTTGTCGAAGTGCTGGACAGCTTCTTCGGCAACGTGTGCGAGCTGGACTTGGTCTTCAATTTTTACAAGGTGTACGCCATCCTGGACGAGGTGTTCTTGGCGGGCGAGATTGAGGAGACGAGTAAACAGGTTGTCTTGACGAGGTTGGAGCATTTGGATAAGCTGGAGTGA